The nucleotide window GTGAACGGTTGTGAGCAAATGACAATAGCCATGAAGAAAGCCACAATGAAGAAGAGCGGCGCGAGCGAAGGAAAAGGCGGAAGCTCTCCCTCTCGGCACATCGACGCCCGAATCAAGGAATTGGGCGATTGGCGCGGCGAGATGCTCGCGCGCATCCGAAGCATCATCAAGCAGGCCGACCCCGAAGTGATCGAGGAGTGGAAGTGGCGCGGCGTTCCGGTGTGGGAGCATGACGGCATCATCTGCACCGGAGAAACGTACAAGGCGGTCGTGAAGATGACCTTTGCCAAGGGCGCCTCGCTGG belongs to Bradyrhizobium icense and includes:
- a CDS encoding DUF1801 domain-containing protein, translated to MKKATMKKSGASEGKGGSSPSRHIDARIKELGDWRGEMLARIRSIIKQADPEVIEEWKWRGVPVWEHDGIICTGETYKAVVKMTFAKGASLEDPSGLFNSSLEGNTRRAIDIREGDKVDEKALKALIREAVALNTSKRAAARPAGARKKSTSA